The DNA window GAAGATCATGAGATCCAGGATCATATGATCGTAGGAACATCCAATCTGGCGGGATACGAGATTGACGGCGTGATCAATATGTACAGCGGCATTTACAATAATCCGTTCCTGATCTGGGGGAAATACCGGCAGGAAGGAGAGCGGACGCTGCTTCAGGTTTCCTTCCAGTTCCATCACGTGCAGATGGATGGCAGGGAGGCCTGCGGATTTCTGGAACGGCTCCAGAAAGAAATAGATGGATTATAGGCGGCAGCGTTTTGGGCTGTTGGAAGAATAACAGATAAGGAGGAATATTTATGGAATGCAACCTTCGTAAATGGCGGATGGAAGACAAAGAAGAACTGGCCCGTCTGTTGAATAATCCTAAGATTCTGCAAAATCTTCGGGATGGGATTCCTTATCCCTATAGAGTAAAGGATGCGGAGGAATTTATCGGGGCTACGCTGGCGGCAGACGAAAACCAGACCATAGCTTTCGCGATCACAGCAGAAGACAGGCTGATCGGCAGCATCGGGGTGTTCCGCTGCGGGAATATCCATTTCCGGACGGCGGAGATGGGCTATTATCTGGGAGAACCATATTGGGGAAAAGGATACGGAACAAGCGCGGTGAAAAAGATTTGTGAGTATGTGTTCGCCCATACAGATATCCTTCGGATTTTTGCGGAACCCTTTGCTTATAATCAGGCTTCCTGCAGGGTTTTGGAAAAAGCGGGATTTCAGTTGGAAGGGATTCTGCGCAGGAACGCGGTGAAGAATGGGAACGTGCTGGATATGAAAATGTACGCTCTGATAAGAGAAGAAAAGGAGTAAAGAAGCGATGATCGAGGATAAAGATTATATTATGCGGCTCATTCATGAGACGGTGCGCACACTGATCCGGCTGATCTGGAACCGGGACATGGACAAGGAGGAAGATGGCGCTGTTTCCTTTGCTCTTTTGCAGAGGTATCAGGAACTGGCCAAAATGATCGATGATGGACAGGTGAATGAGGCGGAGAACCTTCTGTTGGATGAATTGGATCCGGATGATCCGGAATATTTTGAGATGGCGTTGCGCTTCTATGAAAAGCTGGGCGGGAAATCGGAAGAATTTCTGGCGGCACATGACTACTCCCAGCAGGAAGTGATCGATGGCTTGAAATCAGTGGTGGAGGCCTATGGATATACGGATCTTCTGGAAGTGATCTCGGAGGAACTGGGATGATCCTCCGGGCATACCGGCCGTCTGACTGCGAAGAGGCGGCCAAACTGTTTTATGAGACAGTCCACGCGGTCAACGCCAGAGACTATACAAAAGAGCAGTTAAACGCCTGGGCTTCCGAGAACATAGATTTGAGAAAATGGGATCAGTCATTCCAGGATCATTACAGTCTGGTGGCAGTGGAAACAAGGATGGCAGAAGAAGGAAAGATCCTGGGATTTGGAGACATGGATGAAACGGGGTATCTGGACCGGCTGTACGTGCATAAGGATCACCAGAGGCAAGGGATCGCAGCCATGCTTTGTGACCGGCTGGAAGCATACGCCTGGAAGAAAGGGGCGGGCAGCGTGATCACCCATGCCTCTGTCACCGCTAAACCCTTTTTTGAAAAGCGGGGATACCGGGTGGTCCGGGAACAGCAGGTGTCAAGGCAGGGGATACTTCTGACCAACTATGTGATGGAGAAAGATCACACAGACAGATAGAAAAACAAAACGAATTCGGACGGAGATTCCTGATAATTCATCCGGCCGCCGTAGCGTTCCACGATTTCCTGCATGTTGGATAAACCAAGGCCATGGTTTTTCGAGTCCTTTTTCCAGGTCTTCGGCAGACCTTCAGTATTGTCCCGGCTGGGAGAGAAGGCACAGGAATTCCGTACTTCTGTCACAAACAGCCCTTTCTGTGCGCGGGCGTGAAAGGAGATCCGGCGCTGCTTTGTCGGGAGCTTTGCCACTGCTTCCAGAGCGTTGTCCAGGGCATTTCCCAGAAGTGAGCAAAGATCCATAGGATCTATGCCGGGCAGGTCCGGGATGTCTGCCTCTATATCCAGGCAGGCCTGTAGTTCCTGGGCCTGTTCCATTTTGGAGGCCAGCAGGATATTGGCCGTCTGATTTTCGCAGAACGTCACTTTCGTGTTTAAAGCCGGGGCATCCAGCAGGTCTTGCAGATACTGGTCCCGTTCTTTTCCGGTAAGCCCTGACAGGGCGGTGAGATGATTGCGCATGTCATGTTTTAATTTCCGGACTTCTTTCTGCTGATGCTCCACCATCTGATAGTACTGCCAGCGCATCTGGGAAAAATGGGCTTTCTTTTCCAAGTCCTGCTGTCTTGCCAGCACGGGGACGGCCAAAAGCAGGATGACCCAGTAGAGCATACACAGAACAAAAAGCCAGGCGAAAAAGAACCCGTTGTTCTCGATCAATGAGTCGAAACCAGAATCCGCCAGGATCATAGGACCGCTCAAGATTCCAAAAGGCGGAAGGAATAACAGTAAGAGCAGACGCCAGAAATTGACGGGAAGGAAGTAACCGTTCCTGGGGAACAGCTTTCTTGTGATCCCAAACAGGACCAGCCAATAGCCGGTCTTAACGACCCAATACCAGGGGGAATAGACCACAGTCCAGCCTGCAAAGCTTTTTAGAAAGTTATCAGCCAGGGCGTTGACGGAAAAAGCGCTTCCCGATACGAGAAGGGCAGCAGCCAGCTTCTGTTCCAAAGGCGTCTGGCAGGAAATCCATACAGACAGGAAAAACGCCAAAAAAGAAAAAGGGAGATTGTGCAGGTCTCCTATGAAACAAGGAATTGCCATTAAAACGGTGCACAGGAAAAATAAAAGAACCTGGCAGCGTTTTTTCTTTTTTACCGGAAGGATCCGGTTTAAGACCAGCCAAGGCAGGAAAGCCAGAAAGGCGGAGAGAAGTAAGGGCCAGGTGGTGTTCCAAAAGGTATAATGCATGGTGGATGAATGAAACTCCTTTCTGCAGATGATTTAAGTAAGCAGGAACCGGGCGAAAGCGTCCAATGCTTCCTGCCTCATGGCGCGGCTGATAGGGAGAGCTTCTCCGGCGATGGTGACTTTTGTTCCGGTGACCTGTTCTACGGCGCCGGCATTGACCGCGTAGCGGTTGTGGATACGGACAAACTGTTTGGGCAGCCGTTCCATGACCGCATCCAGCTTCCCGTAGAAAGAGGTATCCACACCCCGGCTGACCACATGCACCAGCCGTTTTTCGCTGTAAAGATAGTCAATGCTGCGGAAGGGGATCCGGAAAATCCCATCTGGGCTTTTAAAGGTAAGGGCCGCGCCGTCCTTTTCGTTTAGTTCCTGGCGTACCCGCAGAAGGATCTCCAGAAGACGCTGGGAAGAAGCAGGCTTTACAATGTAATCAGCGGCCTGGACTTGATAACCGCCAAGGGCGAATTCTTCATGGCCAGTCACGAATACCAGGAATAGATCCCGGTCAAAGGAGCGGATCTTCCGTGCGGCCTCAAGGCCGGAGAAGGGAGTCATCTCTACATCCAGAAAGAGAAGTTCCATCTCCCCGGGATGTTTTTCCAGCCAGTTCACGGCGCTTTTCCCATTGGAAAATTCATAGATCACCGATTCTCCTTCCAGAAGAAGGGGATCCAGCGTCAGATATAAGGCTTCTCTTGACGCGGCTTCGTCATCGCAGATGCCGATCCTCAACATGATTTGGTTCCCTCCTTTCAATCTTCTTAAGATATTTGTCCCTGATATCTTTACTTTATCATATTCACAGAGAGATTCCCAGGGGCGGAGAAGGCGGACGGGGACCAAAGATTACCAGGAAAAGGCCAAACATGACATTTCCTGTAAGGTGCGGTCAAATATGACGCCTGCCCTGCCGGATATGACAACTGCCGCCAGCCAGAGCCCTCCGGATGCTATGCTGATCCAAAAGAGTTTTGGAGGTGACACTATGCTTTATGTCAATAATCTGCACAAATCTTACCAAAGCGGCCTTAAGACCTATGAGGTGCTGAAAGGGGTCAGTCTGAATGTGAGCAAGGGAGAGTTTACTGCCGTTATGGGGCCATCCGGATCCGGGAAAAGTACCCTGCTAAACTGCATTTCCTGTTATATTCCTTATGAAGAAGGGGTGATCACCTTGGCGGGGCAGAAACTGTCCGGCCTGCCGGAAGGGGAATTGGCGAAAGTGCGCAACGAGAAGCTGGGATTCGTCTTTCAGGATTTTATGCTGCTGGATGGGCTGACAGTGCGGGAAAATATTCTGCTTCCCAGGATCATACACGGAGAAGTGGACCGGGACGGAGAAGAAAACGCGGACCGGCTCTGTGAGATTTTTGGAATTTCTGCTATCCGGGACAAATATCCGGCGGAGATCTCTGGAGGGGAGAAGCAGCGTGCGGCAGTGGCCCGCGCCCTCATCAACCAGCCTCTTTTGATCCTGGCGGATGAACCTACCGGCAATCTGGACTCCAAGTCCAGCCGGAAGGTGATCGATTCCTTTTTGGAAGCCCAGTATACATTGGAGGCCACTATTTTTATGGTGACCCATGACAGCTTTGCGGCATCCTTTTGTGACCGGGTTATTATCCTGCGGGACGGGAAAGTCTGCCGGACTCTGGAAAGGCAAGGAGACCGGGCGGCGTTTCAGGATGAACTGCTGCTGACGATCAAGGAAATGAGTGGTGATGAAGTATGAGAACAGAGATGATCCGAACGATGAAACAGGTTTTTGGGAAACTGAGAAAATATGGAAAAAGCGATTACCGGCTGCTGCGGCTGTGCAACTTCCTTGCGGATCTTCTGATCACTGCCTTTGCGTTTATCATCTGCTCCCCTACCATCCAGGATACCTTTCCTGACAATGGAGACAGTATGAAACAGGTAATGATGATCTTCGTCCTGGCGCTGGCAGGGTGCCTGATCTTTACCGCTTATGCGGCCGCCTTGTTTTTCCGTTATAAATCCAGGGAAATAGGAGTGCTTCTGGCGCTGGGGGCCGGCAAACGGTCTCTTGGCGGCCAATTGTTCCTGGATCTTGGCATATCTATGGTACTGCCCGGCGCTGGCGGTATCCTGCTGGGGGCGCCTTTTGCCTGGGGGATCTGGCAGATCTTCCGGTTATTTTTGGTGGATAAAAGCGGGACGGTCCTCACCTTTACTTTTGGGGGACTGGCGGTGGGACTGGCATTTCTGTCGGTGTCCCTGGCGGTATCCTGTCTGCTGGGGCTCCGGTTTCTGGCAGGGGCCAGTGTGATGGACGTGGTAAATACCCAGCGCAGAAGTGAACCGATCCGGGATGTGAAAGGGTGGTATCTGCCTGTGGGAATTCTCCTCTGTATCCTGGGGGCTGTCCTTGGCTACGGACACATGGGATTTTTTGTAAATGTGCTGAAAAGGATGCCTCCGGGCTGGATGCAGATCTTATATCTCCCAATCCTGCCGGGGATCTACATGATCATTTTGTATGCGGTAATCCGGGGCAGGAAGAAGAGAAGGCATCCCTATCAGGGCATCATTTCCAGAAGCATGATGAAGTTTCAGGGACGCCAGACGGTCAATAACATGCTGGTGATGACGATATTGGTGGCAGGCGCTTGTTTTGCCCTGTTCTATGCGCCTATGACCAGCGCGGGTCTCATCTATGATATAGAATCCTGGGAAAGAGATGTATCTCTCCGGCTGCGGAAAGATTTAGATCTGCCAGACCGGCAGGAGATCAGGGAGCTGGCTGTCCAGTATGGGGTGGAGCTTTCTGAATGGCAGGAGACAGAAGTGATCTGTCTGGGCAGAGACGGAGTGCTGGATGAACTGGATGAGGAAACGGGGCGGTTTACCGAAGAATACCGGAAGATCATAGGGGATGCGCTGTGCCTCTCAGAATCCGGCTACGAGAAGCTGACGGGTCAGGAGATCCAGGTGGAGGCAGGGACCTGCGATTCGGTCGTTTCCAAAGGAAGTGAAGAGGATTCAGCCCAGGAGACAGGGATTTTTACGAATATGTCTACCGGGCGGGAGCTGGAGGCAAAGGCCGGGCAGATCCGTCATTACCGCATGCTGTCAGACTGCGTGATCTTAAACGACCAGGATTTCCAGAAGATTTCAGAAGGTCTTCAGGAGAGCTGGCGGGAGACGTTTGTCCTGTTTGATCTGGCGGGAGACAAAGACCAGCAGGGGGAATATGGATTTGCCAAGGCCCTTTACCAGAGGATCCTAGATGGCAGCGAAGGCGCTGGACTGGATTCCGAGTTTTATTCCAGGGCGGTGAAAGCGGACACCGAGAAAAGAGGGGAAGAATACTGGGCCGATTCAGATCCGGAGGGACAGTTTACCAAAGAAGAGCAGGGGACATTTTCTTTCCAGACGCTGTGGAAATACCGGCCTCAGATCCGGGTGCTGGAAGAGCAGGATCTGATCACCAGATTCGCGGTACTGTTTATGACATTCGTCTTTATGGCTCTGGTCTGCTTTACCTCCGTGCTGATCATCAGCTATACCCGGAGCCTGACGGTAGCTTTGGGAAACCGTCAGGTGTATCAGGATCTGGAACGGCTGGGAGCTGGAGTGGAATTCAGGTACGATGCTTTGCGGCGTCAGATCTCCAAGATCTACCAGGTGCCGACGATCCTTGGGATGTTGGCGATCCTTGGATTTTTCAGCATGATCCTGTACGTCAACGACGGAAAGATCAGCCCCTCAGAAGGGATGGGGCTTCTGGTATGCGTTGTACTAGAGCTCCTTTTGGCGGCAGTCCTTTTCGGGTTCTATCGGAAGTCTCTGAAAAAGGTGTGCCAAATGCTGGGAGTAAAGAGGCGGGCAGGCGGTTCATGGCAGGAGCCAAGTTGACTTTCCGGAATGAAGCTTCTATAATAGAGCGAAACCGGACTATGGAATTTGGCGGTGAAAAGAGGTTTCGCGGATGAAAGAAAACCAGATATTACTAGAAGAACATTATCCGTTCTGGGAACATTTGACGGAGGAAGAGCGGGAGACTCTGGTCTCTAACTGTGCGGAGAAAACATATCAAAAAGGAGAGCTGGTCCACCGCTCGGAGGAACAGTGCAAGGGAGCGATTCTTGTCCTGGAAGGACAGCTTCGTGTCTACATTGTCTCAGATGAAGGCCGGGAAGTGACCCTTTTTCGGATCCGGGAGGGGGAGACCTGCGTGCTGTCAGCGTCCTGTCTGTTGGACGCCATTGCTTTTGATATGCTGATCGAGGCGGTATCGGCTGCTAAGGCGCTGATCCTGCCAACTCCGGTACTGCGTCCCATTATGGAGGAAAATCCATACGTGGGGCTGTATATGTACCGGTCAGCCACCGAGCGTTTTTCAGATGTTATGTGGACGATGCAGCAGATTTTATTTATGGGCATTGACCAGAGGGTGGCCAGCTTCCTGTGGGATGAGATGCTCCATCAGGGAACAGAGATTTCTATGACCCATGAAGAGATCGCCAGACTTATCGGAAGCGCAAGAGAAGTGGTATCAAAAGTGCTGAAATATTTATCAGAGGAAGGAATTGTAACTCTGGGCAGGGGGAAGATTCGGATTGCCGCTAAAGAAAAGTTAAGAAATATCGCTCAGAAGGCATGAACGGTTGACAGAGGGATGATTTGATGGTATCGTGTGGAAGACTTTGTATTCTTCTTATAAAAAGCGGGGAATAAATATAAAAAAAACAGGAGATCATCCAAAATATGAGACAAGAAAGAAAAGATAGTCAGCCGGCGGGAATCTTTTTGATCCGCCTGTTTCAGGGAATGTTGATCGGCCTGGGAGCGGTTCTGCCGGGAATATCAGGCGGAGTCCTCTGCGTGGTCTTTGGAATCTATCGGCCGGTCATGGAACTTTTATCCAGTCCTTTTAAACGATTCCGGACTCATATGCCCAAACTGCTTCCGGTGGTCATCGGCGTGGCTGTAGGGTTTATCGGAATTGCAAACTTATTATCCTTTTTCCTGGAAAAATATCCAGATCCTTCCGTATGCGTATTTGTTGGCCTGATCACTGGGATGCTGCCTTCCCTTATGCGGGAGGCCGGGCAGGAAGGGCGAAGTAAAGGCTCCTGGATATCCATGGGGATTGCTTTCGTGGTGATCATTGTCCTTTTGACAGCGTTAAATGTGATGAATATCCAGATCGTGCCTAATACAGGCTGGTATCTGTTCTGCGGATTCTGTCTGGCATTGAGCATTATTGCTCCCGGCATGAGCTTTTCAACGCTGCTTATGCCTTTGGGATTGTATACGCCTTTTGTGGACGGTCTGGGACATTTGGATCCGCAGGTGATCTGTGCCAGCGGGATCGGCGCCATAGTGACGGTGATCTGTCTGGCCAAAGGTGTGGACGCTTTATTCAGAAACTTTTATTCTTATGCCTTCCATGGGATCATAGGAATTGTCGCGGCGGCTACCATCATGATCATACCGGTGAAAAGTTTTGCGGCTTCCGCGGGGGCTATGCTGACCAACGTGATCTGCCTTGCGGCCGGTATTGTGTGCGCTTTGGCGCTGGATAAGTTCAACAGCAGATTTCCAAAAGAATAAAAACCAAGATGCGTGAAGAAGAAACGGAGGGCAGTTTTCTGGCGAGAGCCTGAGACTGCGCTCTTTTTTTGTTTCTTTTGAAAAAGCCTTGTGGTAGAATGGAGAAGAGTGTAAATTGTGTGATAGTTCTTGCAGACAGAGGAGGAAATGAGAGAATGGGAAGTCGAAAAATCATCCAGGTAGAGGATAAGGTTCCTTTTAAACTGCTGGTGCCTCTTAGCGTCCAGCACATGTTCGCTATGTTTGGCGCATCTGTCCTGGTGCCCTTCTTATTTGGGCTGAATCCAGCGGTGGTGCTGTTTATGAATGGTGTGGGTACGCTGCTGTTCATGGTGTTGACGAAGGGCAAAGCGCCGGCCTATCTGGGGTCTAGCTTTGCCTTTATCGCGCCTGCTCAGATCGTGATCCAGGAGATGGGATATGAATATGCCCTGGGCGGATTTGTAGCGGTTGGATTCTTGGGGTGTGTACTGGCGCTGATCATCTATAAATTTGGCTCGGACTGGATCGATGTTGTCCTGCCGCCGGCTGCCATGGGACCGGTAGTGGCGCTGATCGGTCTGGAACTGTCCGGAAGCGCCGCGGATACGGCTGGAATTCTTGGGGATCAGGTGGATATGAAAAACGTGATCGTATTTGCGGTTACTTTGGGAGTGGCTGTGTTTGGGAACATTTTATTCCGCGGATTCCTTTCGGTGATCCCGATCTTGATCGCGGTGATCGCCGGATACGCGGCGGCGCTGGCCTGCGGGATCGTGGATTTCCAGGCAGTAGCGGAGGCTTCTGTATTTGCGGTTCCTAATTTCTCCTTTCCAAAATTCGATCTGGATGCGATCCTGATGATCCTGCCAGTTCTATTGGTGATCACTTCGGAACATATCGGGCATCAGGTGGTGACAAGCAAGATCGTCGGAAGAGATCTGCTGAAAAATCCGGGGCTCCACCGGTCGCTTCTGGGAGATAACCTGTCCACTATGCTGTCCGGTCTGATCGGATCGGTTCCGACTACTACCTATGGTGAAAATATTGGAGTCATGGCGGTGACAAAAGTTTACAGCGTGCGGGTGATCGCGGGAGCCGCGGTATTGTCTATCATCTGTTCTTTTGTAGGGAAACTTTCTACGCTGATCCAGACCATTCCAGGCCCGGTGATCGGCGGCATTTCCTTCCTGCTCTATGGAATGATCGGAGCTTCTGGAATCCGTATTCTGGTGGATTCCCAGGTGGACTACGGACGGTCCAGGAATCTGACTTTGACCAGCGTAGTCTTTGTCACTGGTCTTTCTGGAATCGCGGTGAAGCTTGGAGATATAGAATTGGCGGGAATGGTGCTGGCCTGTGTAACGGGAATGGTCTTAAGCCTGATCTTCCATATTTTGGACCGGCTGAATTTGACCAACGACCAGGAGGAAACGGGAGAGACAGATGAAGGCTAATGAATGTGCGGAAAACAGGGGAAGAGGAATGGCAGGGACGCTTTGTGACCTGCATACCCATACGGTTCTTTCCGATGCTTCCCGGACAGTGGAGCAGGTGATGGATTACGCCAGACAGATCGGGCTGAAATATATTGCTATCACAGATCATGATACGCTGGCCGGGACAGAAGAAGCGGTGGAACTGGGGGAAAAATACGGAATCCGGGTGATCCCTGGGACGGAGATTTCCACTAGAGATGAGAACACCGGGAGGACGGTACATCTGCTCTGCTATCGGCCCAAAGATAGGGAGGGGCTTCAGGCGTTTCTGGATGAGACACTGGAGCATCGGCGCAGGCAGAAACTCCAGATGGCGGCCAATGTACAGAAACGCTATCCCCTCCTGACGCAGGAGCTGGTGAAGGAATATGCCGAAAACAGTCAGTCTATCTACGAATGTCATATCATGCAGCCTTTGTGTGATCTGGGATATACCAATACGGCCATAGGCGAACTGATGAAATCCCTGATCTCATCCAAGGGGAGCTGTTTCGTGCCGGGGAAATATCCCACGACCAGGGAAGCAGTCCGGGCCGTCCAGGAAGCTGGCGGAATCGCGGTGGTGGCCCATGCGGAACAGTTCGATTCCTTTGGCTTGATCGAGGAATACGCAAGCAAAGGATGGCTTCAAGGAGTTGAAGTAAACCATCCAAGGAATGGAGAAGAATCCCGGCGAAGACTGCGGAAAATCGTGGAAAAGTACGGTTTGCTGGTGACGGGCGGAAGCGACTTCCACGGGCAGTATGCAAGACAGCCCCATCCGCTTGGATTCTGCGGCTGCACAGTAGAAGAGGCCCGGAAATTGATGGAGTATGTCGATTAGGTACAGGGCAAAACGCAATTTGGGACGTAGTATTTTTTAAAAATGCTACGTCCCAAATTGCGTTCAAATTGCGTTTACTGGCAGGAATATGCGCCGTCTACGATAATATCGCTTCCGGTGGTATATCCGGATGCGTCAGAAGCCAAATATAGTATGGGCGGGATCAGCTCTTCTGGCGTTCCCATCCGGTGCAGCGGAATAAGAGGCATCCAGGCGTCTTTCAGCTCTTTTGGAACATCGACGGCCATGGGGGTGGCGATATATCCAGGGCTTAAGGAATTTACCCGGATTCCGTGCTCTGCCCATTCTACGGCCAGAGATTTCGTCATATGGATGACGGCGGCTTTGGAAGCGTTGTAGGAACACTGCCATTGAGGAATGTTTACAATGCTTCCGGACATAGAAGCCATATTGATGATACTTCCTTTGATGCCACGCTCGATCATGATTCGGCCTACGGCCCGCGCCATGATAAATTCGCCAGTAAGATTTACATCCACTACCTGGCGGAACTCTTCGACTGTGGCTTCCAATGTAGATTGATGCATACAGATTCCGGCGTTGTTGAAAAGAACGTCGATAGAACCAGAGCGCTCAAGAATTGTCTGAAGCGCGTGATCCACCTGGGCTTCATCGGTCACATCCGTCTTTAAGTCGTACGCTTTTCCGCCTTCTCTTTCGATCAGTTCAACGGTTTCTTTAGCGCCGGAGCGGCACAAGATCACAACTTCCGCGCCGGCCTTCGCAAGCCCGCAGGCAATGACCTGTCCGATTCCCCGGCCTCCTCCGGTAACGATGGCAACTTTGCCGTCCAGTCCAAACATATCTTGTAAATACATAAGCAAAATCCTTTCTTTACATATATTTTTTCAATTGGGGCCGGGGGATTTTTAAAAATCCCCCGGCCCCAATTGAAAATGCCCTGTCCCAAATTAATCCAGGTACCCTTCTCTTGGGGTGACATGGAACTGTGCCGCTAAATCTTTCAGCTGTTCTTCTGGAAGGCGGCTTTTGATTTCTAAATGTGCGATTTTCATATAAATTTCCGCGGCTTTTTCTACAGTTTCGATCAGTCCGAAAGCTTCGTCCAGATCATGGCCTACGGCAAAAATGCCGTGCTGTGCCCAGATTACCAGGCGGCGGTCTTTTATTTTTTCCGCGGTAGCCTCACCGATGGCGTTTGTGCCGGAAACCATCCAAGGTACCAGTCCCACTCCATCGGGGAAAATAACGATGCACTCGGAGCACATGCCCCAAAGCGTCCGGGTGATCTCTCGTTCATCCGGCGGACATACGAAGGTCAAAGCAATGGTGTTGACTGGATGACAGTGCATGACTACCCGGTGGGAGGGATCGGTTTTCAGCCGTGCCATGTGATTCATCAGATGGGTGGGAAATTCACTGGTAGGAGCGGCGTCCCCCTGGAATCCCCACAGCACCTCAGCTTCCCGTCCATTGTCCGCAATGCGTACGATCCCAAGATTTTCAGACGGATTTTTGGCCACGTTTTTGAAATATTTCCCAGTTCCCGTGACCAGAAAAAGTTTCCCCGCAAGGGGAGCGGCGTCAAATTGAATTGGAATCTTCCGTATGACTGCGGAGAGATCCAGATATTCTTCTAATTCTCCAGAAGATAGAAGCTGGCTGATATTTCCGCCGTTGCGCTCATCCCATCCAAGCCGGTACATATTTGCTGTCATTTCACACATTTCTGTGAGAAATGGCGCTGTCAAAATATCTTTCATATCCTGCTCCTTTCCAAAAGCCGGAGATAGTCTCGATAGTGGGTATCCCATAAGGCGTGATCCTGAGGTTTATATTCTCGGACGATCGAAGCCGGAGCCAGGATAGACTTGGCCTCCTCTAACGTAGAAGCGGCGCCCATAGCAATGAGCTGGACTGTGATGTTTCCGATAGCCGTGGCTTCATCCGGTCCGGCGATCACAGTTTTTCCAGAAGCATTGGCGGTAAACTGGCAGAGCATCTCGGCTTTGGAGCCGCCTCCCATCATATTGATCACAGGCAGAGTTTTGCCAGAGATCCGCTCCAGCGTTTCCACTGTCCAGCGAAATTTCATCGCCAGACTTTCGTAAATGCAGCGTATCAGCGCGCCCACAGTCTCAGGCTTTGCGCCAAAATGTTCCTGGCAGTAATCCTGAATCTTTCTCGGAATATTTCCCGGATCATAGAACCTGGGATCGTCGGGGTCAAAGAAAAACCGGAAAGGCTCAGCCTTTTCCGCCAGCTCTCCAAGCTGGGAAAAAGAAAAATCCATTCCATGTTCCTGGTAATACCGTCGGGTTTCCTGGATAAACCAGGAACTCATGACATTGCGCAGAAGACGGTGATGGCCCGGATACCCGCCTTCGTTCGCTAGGTTTGCCTGATATCCCTCGGGCGTGATGACGCAGGAGGGAAGTTCCGTTCCGATCAGCGCCCAGGTTCCGCAGCTGATCAGCGCGCAGTCCGTGGTAAGGGGCGAAGAAAGGTAGGCAGAGGCGGTGTCGTGTTCGCAGACGACAGCCACAGGAAATCCCTTCGTTTCCATCATCTGGTTGTAAGACTGACTGGTACGGCCAAGCAAAGTGCCGGGTTTTGTCAGGGCGCCGAAGAGCCGTCGGGGAATCTGGTATGTGTCCAAAATCTCCTGGCACCAGTCATCCTGCCGGAAATCATACATCTGGCTG is part of the Lachnospiraceae bacterium KGMB03038 genome and encodes:
- a CDS encoding ABC transporter ATP-binding protein; the protein is MLYVNNLHKSYQSGLKTYEVLKGVSLNVSKGEFTAVMGPSGSGKSTLLNCISCYIPYEEGVITLAGQKLSGLPEGELAKVRNEKLGFVFQDFMLLDGLTVRENILLPRIIHGEVDRDGEENADRLCEIFGISAIRDKYPAEISGGEKQRAAVARALINQPLLILADEPTGNLDSKSSRKVIDSFLEAQYTLEATIFMVTHDSFAASFCDRVIILRDGKVCRTLERQGDRAAFQDELLLTIKEMSGDEV
- a CDS encoding FtsX-like permease family protein, which translates into the protein MRTEMIRTMKQVFGKLRKYGKSDYRLLRLCNFLADLLITAFAFIICSPTIQDTFPDNGDSMKQVMMIFVLALAGCLIFTAYAAALFFRYKSREIGVLLALGAGKRSLGGQLFLDLGISMVLPGAGGILLGAPFAWGIWQIFRLFLVDKSGTVLTFTFGGLAVGLAFLSVSLAVSCLLGLRFLAGASVMDVVNTQRRSEPIRDVKGWYLPVGILLCILGAVLGYGHMGFFVNVLKRMPPGWMQILYLPILPGIYMIILYAVIRGRKKRRHPYQGIISRSMMKFQGRQTVNNMLVMTILVAGACFALFYAPMTSAGLIYDIESWERDVSLRLRKDLDLPDRQEIRELAVQYGVELSEWQETEVICLGRDGVLDELDEETGRFTEEYRKIIGDALCLSESGYEKLTGQEIQVEAGTCDSVVSKGSEEDSAQETGIFTNMSTGRELEAKAGQIRHYRMLSDCVILNDQDFQKISEGLQESWRETFVLFDLAGDKDQQGEYGFAKALYQRILDGSEGAGLDSEFYSRAVKADTEKRGEEYWADSDPEGQFTKEEQGTFSFQTLWKYRPQIRVLEEQDLITRFAVLFMTFVFMALVCFTSVLIISYTRSLTVALGNRQVYQDLERLGAGVEFRYDALRRQISKIYQVPTILGMLAILGFFSMILYVNDGKISPSEGMGLLVCVVLELLLAAVLFGFYRKSLKKVCQMLGVKRRAGGSWQEPS
- a CDS encoding GHKL domain-containing protein — translated: MHYTFWNTTWPLLLSAFLAFLPWLVLNRILPVKKKKRCQVLLFFLCTVLMAIPCFIGDLHNLPFSFLAFFLSVWISCQTPLEQKLAAALLVSGSAFSVNALADNFLKSFAGWTVVYSPWYWVVKTGYWLVLFGITRKLFPRNGYFLPVNFWRLLLLLFLPPFGILSGPMILADSGFDSLIENNGFFFAWLFVLCMLYWVILLLAVPVLARQQDLEKKAHFSQMRWQYYQMVEHQQKEVRKLKHDMRNHLTALSGLTGKERDQYLQDLLDAPALNTKVTFCENQTANILLASKMEQAQELQACLDIEADIPDLPGIDPMDLCSLLGNALDNALEAVAKLPTKQRRISFHARAQKGLFVTEVRNSCAFSPSRDNTEGLPKTWKKDSKNHGLGLSNMQEIVERYGGRMNYQESPSEFVLFFYLSV
- a CDS encoding Crp/Fnr family transcriptional regulator, translated to MKENQILLEEHYPFWEHLTEEERETLVSNCAEKTYQKGELVHRSEEQCKGAILVLEGQLRVYIVSDEGREVTLFRIREGETCVLSASCLLDAIAFDMLIEAVSAAKALILPTPVLRPIMEENPYVGLYMYRSATERFSDVMWTMQQILFMGIDQRVASFLWDEMLHQGTEISMTHEEIARLIGSAREVVSKVLKYLSEEGIVTLGRGKIRIAAKEKLRNIAQKA
- a CDS encoding GNAT family N-acetyltransferase, coding for MILRAYRPSDCEEAAKLFYETVHAVNARDYTKEQLNAWASENIDLRKWDQSFQDHYSLVAVETRMAEEGKILGFGDMDETGYLDRLYVHKDHQRQGIAAMLCDRLEAYAWKKGAGSVITHASVTAKPFFEKRGYRVVREQQVSRQGILLTNYVMEKDHTDR
- a CDS encoding GNAT family N-acetyltransferase → MECNLRKWRMEDKEELARLLNNPKILQNLRDGIPYPYRVKDAEEFIGATLAADENQTIAFAITAEDRLIGSIGVFRCGNIHFRTAEMGYYLGEPYWGKGYGTSAVKKICEYVFAHTDILRIFAEPFAYNQASCRVLEKAGFQLEGILRRNAVKNGNVLDMKMYALIREEKE
- a CDS encoding response regulator transcription factor; amino-acid sequence: MLRIGICDDEAASREALYLTLDPLLLEGESVIYEFSNGKSAVNWLEKHPGEMELLFLDVEMTPFSGLEAARKIRSFDRDLFLVFVTGHEEFALGGYQVQAADYIVKPASSQRLLEILLRVRQELNEKDGAALTFKSPDGIFRIPFRSIDYLYSEKRLVHVVSRGVDTSFYGKLDAVMERLPKQFVRIHNRYAVNAGAVEQVTGTKVTIAGEALPISRAMRQEALDAFARFLLT